A window from Citrus sinensis cultivar Valencia sweet orange chromosome 3, DVS_A1.0, whole genome shotgun sequence encodes these proteins:
- the LOC102626504 gene encoding serine/arginine-rich-splicing factor SR34 isoform X1, with protein sequence MSSRASRTLYVGNLPGDIREREVEDLFYKYGPIAHIDLKIPPRPPGYAFVEFEEARDAEDAIRGRDGYDFDGHRLRVELAHGGRGRSSSDRHSSHSSGRGRGVSRRSEYRVLVTGLPSSASWQDLKDHMRRAGDVCFSQVFRDGSGTTGIVDYTNYDDMKHAIKKLDDSEFRNAFSRAYVRVREYDHRRDGSQSPSRGRSYSRGRSESRSRSRSRGRSYSRSRSQSKSPKAKSSRRSPDRSRSRSASRSRSGSKPRSLSRSRSRSRSPLPPKQISKSPKKRSVSRSPSGSRSRSRSLSR encoded by the exons ATGAGCAGCCGTGCAAGCAGAACTCTCTATGTTGGGAACCTGCCTGGTGATATTCGGGAGAGAGAAGTGGAAGATCTGTTTTACAAG TATGGACCTATAGCCCACATTGACCTGAAGATCCCGCCAAGGCCTCCTGGTTATGCATTTGTTGAG TTTGAAGAGGCTCGTGATGCTGAGGATGCAATTCGTGGTCGCGATGGCTATGATTTTGATGGGCATCGGTTACGG GTGGAACTTGCGCATGGTGGGCGGGGCCGTTCATCATCTGATCGTCATAGTAGTCACAGCAGTGGCCGAGGACGTGGAGTATCCAGGCGATCCGAATATCGTG TGTTAGTCACTGGATTACCCTCTTCTGCTTCATGGCAAGACCTTAAG GATCACATGCGTCGAGCAGGAGATGTTTGTTTCTCACAAGTTTTTCGTGATGGCAGTG GCACAACTGGCATTGTGGACTACACAAACTATGATGATATGAAGCATGCA ATCAAAAAACTTGATGACTCTGAGTTTAGGAATGCATTTTCTCGGGCTTATGTTCGG GTGAGGGAGTATGATCATAGACGTGATGGATCCCAGAGTCCTAGTCGTGGCCGATCTTATTCAAGAGGGCGGAGTGAGAGCCGAAGCCGCAGTCGCAGTCGTGGCCGAAGTTACAGTCGGAGTCGTAGTCAGAG CAAGTCTCCAAAAGCCAAATCTTCACGCCGTTCTCCTGATAGATCCAGATCAAGGTCTGCTTCTCGCTCACGCTCTGGATCAAAGCCTCGCTCTTTGTCAAG ATCACGATCAAGATCCAGATCTCCGTTGCCTCCT AAACAAATAAGTAAAAGCCCCAAAAAGCGAAGTGTTAGCAGGAGCCCGAGTGGGAGCAGAAGCAGGAGCAGGAGTTTATCCAG
- the LOC102626504 gene encoding serine/arginine-rich-splicing factor SR34 isoform X2: MSSRASRTLYVGNLPGDIREREVEDLFYKYGPIAHIDLKIPPRPPGYAFVEFEEARDAEDAIRGRDGYDFDGHRLRVELAHGGRGRSSSDRHSSHSSGRGRGVSRRSEYRVLVTGLPSSASWQDLKDHMRRAGDVCFSQVFRDGSGTTGIVDYTNYDDMKHAIKKLDDSEFRNAFSRAYVRVREYDHRRDGSQSPSRGRSYSRGRSESRSRSRSRGRSYSRSRSQSKSPKAKSSRRSPDRSRSRSASRSRSGSKPRSLSRETCACKHWLE, translated from the exons ATGAGCAGCCGTGCAAGCAGAACTCTCTATGTTGGGAACCTGCCTGGTGATATTCGGGAGAGAGAAGTGGAAGATCTGTTTTACAAG TATGGACCTATAGCCCACATTGACCTGAAGATCCCGCCAAGGCCTCCTGGTTATGCATTTGTTGAG TTTGAAGAGGCTCGTGATGCTGAGGATGCAATTCGTGGTCGCGATGGCTATGATTTTGATGGGCATCGGTTACGG GTGGAACTTGCGCATGGTGGGCGGGGCCGTTCATCATCTGATCGTCATAGTAGTCACAGCAGTGGCCGAGGACGTGGAGTATCCAGGCGATCCGAATATCGTG TGTTAGTCACTGGATTACCCTCTTCTGCTTCATGGCAAGACCTTAAG GATCACATGCGTCGAGCAGGAGATGTTTGTTTCTCACAAGTTTTTCGTGATGGCAGTG GCACAACTGGCATTGTGGACTACACAAACTATGATGATATGAAGCATGCA ATCAAAAAACTTGATGACTCTGAGTTTAGGAATGCATTTTCTCGGGCTTATGTTCGG GTGAGGGAGTATGATCATAGACGTGATGGATCCCAGAGTCCTAGTCGTGGCCGATCTTATTCAAGAGGGCGGAGTGAGAGCCGAAGCCGCAGTCGCAGTCGTGGCCGAAGTTACAGTCGGAGTCGTAGTCAGAG CAAGTCTCCAAAAGCCAAATCTTCACGCCGTTCTCCTGATAGATCCAGATCAAGGTCTGCTTCTCGCTCACGCTCTGGATCAAAGCCTCGCTCTTTGTCAAG GGAGACATGTGCATGCAAACATTGGTTGGAGTAA
- the LOC102626504 gene encoding serine/arginine-rich-splicing factor SR34 isoform X3: MSSRASRTLYVGNLPGDIREREVEDLFYKYGPIAHIDLKIPPRPPGYAFVEFEEARDAEDAIRGRDGYDFDGHRLRVELAHGGRGRSSSDRHSSHSSGRGRGVSRRSEYRVLVTGLPSSASWQDLKDHMRRAGDVCFSQVFRDGSGTTGIVDYTNYDDMKHAIKKLDDSEFRNAFSRAYVRVREYDHRRDGSQSPSRGRSYSRGRSESRSRSRSRGRSYSRSRSQSKSPKAKSSRRSPDRSRSRSASRSRSGSKPRSLSRS, from the exons ATGAGCAGCCGTGCAAGCAGAACTCTCTATGTTGGGAACCTGCCTGGTGATATTCGGGAGAGAGAAGTGGAAGATCTGTTTTACAAG TATGGACCTATAGCCCACATTGACCTGAAGATCCCGCCAAGGCCTCCTGGTTATGCATTTGTTGAG TTTGAAGAGGCTCGTGATGCTGAGGATGCAATTCGTGGTCGCGATGGCTATGATTTTGATGGGCATCGGTTACGG GTGGAACTTGCGCATGGTGGGCGGGGCCGTTCATCATCTGATCGTCATAGTAGTCACAGCAGTGGCCGAGGACGTGGAGTATCCAGGCGATCCGAATATCGTG TGTTAGTCACTGGATTACCCTCTTCTGCTTCATGGCAAGACCTTAAG GATCACATGCGTCGAGCAGGAGATGTTTGTTTCTCACAAGTTTTTCGTGATGGCAGTG GCACAACTGGCATTGTGGACTACACAAACTATGATGATATGAAGCATGCA ATCAAAAAACTTGATGACTCTGAGTTTAGGAATGCATTTTCTCGGGCTTATGTTCGG GTGAGGGAGTATGATCATAGACGTGATGGATCCCAGAGTCCTAGTCGTGGCCGATCTTATTCAAGAGGGCGGAGTGAGAGCCGAAGCCGCAGTCGCAGTCGTGGCCGAAGTTACAGTCGGAGTCGTAGTCAGAG CAAGTCTCCAAAAGCCAAATCTTCACGCCGTTCTCCTGATAGATCCAGATCAAGGTCTGCTTCTCGCTCACGCTCTGGATCAAAGCCTCGCTCTTTGTCAAG ATCTTAG